A region from the Sutcliffiella horikoshii genome encodes:
- a CDS encoding GyrI-like domain-containing protein: MKTLVGEIVTIPSYRAMGVKWEGAYAEVPQLKEVILQMSKRVGEFAFAKEPETQLGLSYHLRFDGFVHYSVFEVGEQQEILPGMIEIIVPEMTYLIVKHPKGKDIGVTYTGIYQWFKECDYQPLKEKGIEYFDDLPIKHERYPVDRDLEDPHFDILIPIELKS; the protein is encoded by the coding sequence ATGAAAACATTAGTTGGTGAAATAGTAACTATTCCTTCTTATCGGGCAATGGGGGTAAAGTGGGAAGGTGCCTATGCAGAGGTGCCACAATTAAAAGAAGTGATTTTACAGATGAGTAAAAGGGTTGGTGAGTTTGCTTTTGCAAAAGAACCTGAAACGCAATTAGGGTTATCTTATCATCTAAGATTTGATGGGTTTGTTCATTATTCTGTTTTTGAAGTAGGTGAACAACAGGAGATACTGCCTGGAATGATAGAAATCATTGTTCCTGAGATGACCTATTTAATAGTAAAGCACCCTAAAGGAAAAGATATTGGCGTGACCTATACGGGAATTTATCAATGGTTTAAAGAGTGTGACTATCAACCGTTAAAAGAAAAAGGTATAGAATATTTCGATGATCTTCCAATAAAGCATGAGAGATATCCTGTTGATAGAGATTTAGAAGATCCCCATTTTGATATCCTTATTCCAATTGAATTAAAATCATGA